From a single Adhaeribacter swui genomic region:
- a CDS encoding ThuA domain-containing protein yields the protein MKIKNSWRLIAGSIFAMVIVGLFTFSKLLVKPKILIFSKTAGYHHASIAKGQLALLKLARENNMDADTTTDSTAFNDNNLKQYAAVVFLSTTGNVLNNYQEAAFERYIQAGGGFMGIHAAADTEYDWGWYGRLVGAYFLNHPKQQNAVIQVTNRKHGSTKHLPKKWKRWDEWYSYKKINPDIKVLMNLDESTYEGGKNGKNHPIAWYHEYDGGRAFYTGLGHTDESYDDPQYLKHVLGGLKYAIGENKPLDYTKAKTQNVPEDDRFVKVLLDQGNFNEPTEMAILPNLDILVAQRRGELMLYSQKEQKVKQVGALNVYFRTNTKGVNAEEGILGIAADPDFKNNNYIYLYYSPADTSVNRLSRFTFRGDSLDRKSEKMILQLYSQREICCHTGGSIAFGPDKLLYLSTGDNSTPFDEPGQKYVSHGYAPLDDRPGHLQYDVRRSSGNTNDLRGKILRIRVKPDGSYEIPEGNLFPKGTAKTRPEIYTMGHRNPYRITVDQKNSILYWGEVGPDAREDSMATRGPRGYDEINQAKKAGNFGWPLFIGNNYPYRAYDYATGKSGEAFNPAKPINNSRNNTGLTELPPTTPAFIWYPYAESPEFPQVGTGGRNAMAGPVYYTDMFPKETRYPDYYNGKLFIYEWIRDWIKVVTLDKDMNYDKMEPFMQNAKLAAAIDMEVGPDGRLYILEYGKGWFAKNPDAGISRVDYLAGNRPPKVSTIDIDNLNGNLPFTFTASVKATDPEKDNLTYVWSIGDIKKETKEPQLKYTLNKAGDYKVQVQVLDDKKAASSSNVVTVYAGNEQPVVNITIQGNKSFYFPNKPVNYQVKVIDEGAKVDPKNLFVSTDYIQGRDMAAASTGHQVISEAILGKNLMMNSDCKACHSITEKSIGPAFTDVAKRYQKDTRAHDYLISKIIKGGGGVWGENVMPAHLTMKEGDARQIVTFILSLANADNAKASLPATGKIVPTVNEEKKRNNVFRLMATYTDAGGAGIQPLSGSQAIYLRNTTMDVSDFQEVKGFAPKDSAGARYLTLPTTEGYIKGAQLDLTGISRIELAGFGSGRPGKYQVELRSGQANGAVIGQTTVDFADNRQKVTASVPVPKNATNGQLQDIYLVVKPVQPGGRAYLKTISFIPE from the coding sequence ATGAAAATTAAAAATTCCTGGCGGCTTATAGCCGGAAGTATCTTTGCGATGGTAATCGTTGGATTGTTTACTTTCAGCAAGCTGTTAGTCAAGCCAAAAATCCTGATTTTTAGTAAAACAGCGGGCTATCATCATGCTTCTATTGCTAAAGGCCAGCTTGCCCTTCTTAAACTAGCCCGCGAAAATAACATGGACGCGGACACTACTACTGATTCCACGGCTTTTAACGACAACAATTTAAAACAATATGCCGCTGTAGTTTTCTTAAGCACTACCGGCAACGTGTTAAACAACTACCAAGAAGCTGCTTTTGAACGCTATATTCAGGCGGGTGGCGGTTTTATGGGTATCCATGCCGCTGCCGACACGGAATACGATTGGGGCTGGTATGGCCGCTTGGTTGGCGCTTACTTTTTAAATCACCCCAAGCAACAAAATGCCGTTATTCAGGTAACTAATCGTAAACACGGCTCTACCAAACACTTACCAAAAAAATGGAAACGTTGGGATGAGTGGTACAGCTACAAAAAAATTAATCCGGATATTAAGGTGCTGATGAACCTGGATGAAAGCACTTACGAAGGTGGTAAAAACGGTAAAAACCATCCCATTGCCTGGTACCACGAGTACGATGGCGGCCGAGCCTTCTATACCGGTTTAGGCCACACCGACGAATCGTACGATGATCCGCAGTATTTAAAACACGTATTAGGAGGTCTTAAATACGCTATTGGCGAAAACAAACCACTGGATTACACCAAAGCTAAAACGCAGAACGTACCCGAAGATGACCGTTTTGTAAAAGTATTACTCGACCAGGGTAACTTTAATGAACCTACCGAAATGGCCATTCTGCCTAATCTGGATATTTTAGTAGCCCAGCGCCGGGGAGAGTTAATGCTTTACAGCCAGAAAGAGCAAAAAGTAAAGCAAGTGGGTGCCCTTAACGTCTATTTCCGGACGAATACTAAAGGAGTAAATGCTGAAGAAGGAATTTTAGGTATTGCCGCTGATCCGGATTTTAAAAATAATAATTACATCTACCTTTACTATAGCCCAGCCGATACATCAGTAAACCGGTTGTCGCGGTTTACTTTCCGGGGCGATTCCCTGGATCGTAAATCAGAAAAAATGATTTTACAGCTTTATTCACAGCGCGAAATCTGCTGCCATACCGGTGGTTCTATTGCCTTCGGCCCCGATAAATTATTATACTTATCTACCGGCGATAACTCTACTCCTTTTGATGAGCCTGGCCAGAAATACGTAAGCCACGGTTATGCGCCTCTGGACGACCGTCCCGGCCATTTACAGTACGATGTACGCCGGTCTTCGGGTAATACCAACGATTTGCGGGGTAAAATCCTACGCATTCGCGTAAAGCCAGATGGTTCTTACGAAATTCCGGAAGGCAACTTATTTCCGAAAGGCACTGCTAAAACCCGCCCGGAAATTTACACCATGGGCCATCGTAACCCGTACCGCATTACCGTAGACCAGAAAAACAGCATTTTGTACTGGGGCGAAGTTGGACCCGATGCCCGTGAAGACAGCATGGCCACCCGTGGCCCCCGCGGTTACGACGAAATAAACCAAGCCAAGAAAGCCGGTAATTTTGGCTGGCCATTATTTATCGGTAATAACTATCCTTACCGGGCTTATGACTATGCTACCGGCAAAAGCGGCGAAGCATTTAATCCGGCCAAACCAATTAATAATTCGCGCAATAATACTGGTTTAACCGAATTGCCGCCAACCACCCCAGCCTTTATCTGGTACCCATATGCAGAGTCGCCGGAATTCCCGCAAGTGGGTACTGGCGGCCGTAACGCTATGGCCGGGCCAGTTTATTACACTGATATGTTCCCGAAAGAAACCCGTTACCCGGATTATTACAACGGTAAGCTGTTTATCTACGAGTGGATTCGCGACTGGATAAAAGTAGTAACCCTGGATAAGGATATGAACTACGACAAAATGGAGCCTTTCATGCAAAACGCTAAACTAGCAGCCGCTATTGACATGGAAGTAGGTCCGGATGGCCGTTTGTACATTCTGGAATACGGCAAAGGCTGGTTCGCAAAAAACCCGGATGCCGGAATTTCCCGCGTAGATTACCTAGCTGGTAATCGCCCGCCAAAAGTATCTACAATAGATATCGACAACCTGAACGGCAATTTACCATTTACCTTTACGGCCAGCGTAAAAGCCACCGACCCGGAAAAAGATAATTTAACGTACGTGTGGAGCATTGGCGACATTAAAAAGGAAACCAAAGAACCGCAGTTAAAATACACTTTAAATAAAGCCGGCGACTACAAAGTACAAGTGCAAGTGCTAGACGATAAAAAAGCAGCAAGCAGCAGCAATGTGGTAACTGTTTATGCCGGTAATGAGCAGCCCGTGGTTAATATTACCATTCAGGGCAATAAATCTTTCTACTTCCCAAATAAGCCGGTTAATTACCAGGTTAAAGTAATCGACGAAGGAGCCAAAGTTGATCCTAAAAACTTGTTTGTTTCTACCGACTACATTCAGGGCCGCGATATGGCGGCAGCTTCTACCGGTCACCAGGTTATTTCGGAAGCTATTTTGGGCAAGAACCTGATGATGAATTCTGACTGTAAGGCTTGCCATAGCATTACCGAAAAATCCATTGGACCAGCCTTTACTGATGTGGCTAAACGTTACCAAAAAGATACCCGTGCCCACGATTACCTGATTAGCAAGATCATTAAAGGTGGTGGCGGTGTTTGGGGCGAAAACGTAATGCCAGCCCACTTAACCATGAAAGAAGGTGATGCCCGGCAAATTGTTACGTTTATTTTATCGTTAGCCAATGCCGACAATGCTAAAGCTAGCTTGCCAGCTACTGGTAAAATTGTGCCTACTGTAAATGAAGAGAAAAAGCGCAATAACGTATTCCGGTTAATGGCTACGTACACCGATGCCGGTGGAGCGGGTATTCAACCGCTTTCTGGTTCACAGGCTATTTACCTGCGCAATACGACTATGGACGTATCGGATTTCCAGGAAGTAAAAGGCTTTGCTCCTAAAGATTCGGCGGGTGCCCGTTACTTAACTCTGCCTACTACCGAAGGCTACATTAAAGGCGCACAACTGGATTTAACCGGCATTAGCCGCATTGAATTAGCTGGTTTTGGCAGCGGACGTCCGGGTAAATACCAGGTGGAGTTACGCAGTGGCCAGGCAAACGGCGCCGTAATTGGGCAAACTACCGTTGACTTTGCCGACAACCGGCAAAAAGTTACAGCTAGCGTGCCAGTACCTAAAAACGCCACGAATGGTCAGTTACAAGACATCTATCTGGTTGTAAAACCAGTGCAGCCGGGTGGTAGAGCTTACCTTAAAACAATTAGCTTTATACCCGAGTAA
- a CDS encoding 3-keto-disaccharide hydrolase, translated as MKISLKKVKLIAIAVLAVSASYAGVIQVQKTAAKQDNTLTSAEKKAGYTLLFDGKTINQWRGFRKDNVPAGWTVEDGAITLTGKGAGDLITKNQYENYELLLDWKISEGGNSGIIYNVSEDPQYGATYHTGPEMQVLDNEKHPDAKQGKNGNRQAGANYDMIPLSTPAVNPVGQWNHVKLVVNKGHVEHWLNGKKVVEYQLGSPEWEALVKESKFASMPGYGKIKKGHIALQDHGDKVWYKNIKIRQL; from the coding sequence ATGAAAATTAGTCTTAAAAAAGTAAAATTAATAGCTATTGCCGTTTTAGCTGTATCAGCCTCATATGCGGGTGTTATTCAGGTACAAAAGACTGCGGCCAAACAAGATAACACCTTAACCAGCGCCGAAAAAAAGGCTGGTTATACCTTACTTTTTGATGGTAAAACCATTAATCAGTGGCGTGGTTTCCGGAAGGATAATGTTCCGGCTGGTTGGACCGTGGAAGATGGTGCCATTACTTTAACGGGTAAAGGTGCCGGCGACCTGATTACCAAAAATCAATATGAAAATTACGAATTACTGCTGGACTGGAAAATTTCGGAAGGCGGTAACAGCGGTATAATATATAACGTGTCGGAAGACCCGCAGTATGGCGCTACTTACCATACCGGTCCGGAAATGCAGGTTTTAGATAACGAAAAACACCCCGATGCGAAACAAGGTAAAAATGGCAACCGCCAGGCGGGTGCCAACTACGATATGATTCCGTTATCTACCCCGGCAGTAAATCCTGTAGGCCAATGGAACCACGTAAAATTGGTAGTAAATAAAGGCCACGTAGAGCATTGGTTAAACGGTAAAAAAGTGGTGGAGTACCAATTGGGTAGCCCCGAGTGGGAAGCATTGGTAAAAGAAAGCAAATTTGCCTCTATGCCGGGTTACGGTAAAATTAAAAAGGGCCATATTGCCCTGCAAGATCATGGTGATAAGGTGTGGTACAAAAACATTAAAATCCGGCAGTTGTAA
- a CDS encoding MFS transporter produces MNENINRSALFYGSCFALITTGFTFSIRAGILPQLGEQFGLSAEQLGFINSMWFLGFPLSMVIGGLVYHTVGPKIIMTVALIGHVLGILLTIYAGGYTGLLISTLLIGIANGCTEAACNPMIADMYSGITLNKMLNRFHMWFPGGILIGSLISKFMTDLGTSWQAQVWVILLPAVIYAFLFFGKTFPKPKVEGATSIGQNLKAMLSPLYIFLIVCMALTAITEFGPGQWVGIILSSSGADPMLILALTAGLVAVGRFFAGPVVASLGQTGVLLFGAIFSAIGIYLFSTVTGSTAYLAAVIFALGYCYFWPVMVGSVAQRVPLSSALGMSIIGAVGMFSSSIFQPIIGSWIDSSRAKFTAQGLTENALELATGQDTLQKMIAFPAILIVLFTILFFWQRNTKKTKEMQMAGHY; encoded by the coding sequence ATGAACGAGAACATTAACAGATCCGCTCTGTTTTACGGGAGCTGCTTTGCGCTAATCACCACAGGCTTTACTTTTTCAATCCGGGCCGGAATTTTACCACAGTTAGGAGAACAGTTTGGTTTATCCGCTGAACAATTAGGTTTTATCAACTCCATGTGGTTTTTAGGTTTTCCCCTTTCAATGGTTATAGGTGGGTTAGTTTACCACACGGTTGGGCCTAAAATTATTATGACTGTAGCATTAATTGGCCACGTATTGGGTATTCTGTTAACCATTTACGCTGGAGGATATACCGGTTTACTTATTTCTACCTTATTAATCGGGATTGCCAACGGATGTACGGAAGCAGCTTGTAATCCAATGATTGCGGATATGTACTCAGGCATAACTCTAAATAAAATGCTAAACCGGTTCCACATGTGGTTCCCTGGTGGAATATTAATTGGCTCACTTATATCAAAATTCATGACTGATTTAGGTACTTCATGGCAAGCCCAAGTGTGGGTTATCCTGTTGCCTGCAGTTATTTATGCCTTTTTATTCTTCGGAAAAACTTTCCCAAAACCAAAAGTGGAAGGTGCTACCTCCATTGGCCAAAACTTAAAGGCTATGTTAAGTCCGTTATACATCTTTTTGATTGTTTGTATGGCATTAACAGCTATTACCGAGTTTGGTCCTGGCCAGTGGGTAGGTATTATTTTGAGCAGCAGCGGTGCCGATCCAATGTTAATTTTAGCACTTACAGCTGGATTAGTAGCTGTGGGCCGCTTCTTTGCCGGACCAGTAGTAGCTAGCTTAGGTCAAACTGGGGTGCTTTTATTTGGCGCAATCTTTTCGGCCATTGGTATTTATTTGTTTAGTACCGTTACGGGTTCTACCGCTTACTTAGCTGCGGTTATTTTTGCATTGGGTTATTGCTACTTCTGGCCAGTAATGGTAGGTTCTGTGGCGCAACGAGTGCCGTTGAGCAGTGCCTTGGGTATGTCTATTATTGGAGCCGTAGGTATGTTTTCTTCTTCTATCTTCCAACCGATTATTGGTAGCTGGATTGATAGTTCCCGAGCTAAATTTACCGCGCAAGGATTAACTGAAAATGCGTTGGAGTTAGCTACGGGCCAGGACACTTTACAAAAAATGATTGCTTTCCCAGCTATCTTAATTGTATTATTTACTATCCTGTTCTTCTGGCAAAGAAATACCAAAAAAACAAAGGAAATGCAGATGGCAGGTCACTATTAA
- a CDS encoding NFACT RNA binding domain-containing protein, translating into MHNNYYFLRQLTTALKSELVNSRISACFSQDKDELIFSFDRADQSSSFVIKAILTANFSSLYFPDYFNRARSNSVNLFPEVIGETVLDIIQHQNERSFYLELSNQKALLFKLFGNRANIVYFEQEQAISLFHKKFPRDLELNLQQMHRQWQPDKNEFIINQSAPDKLYPTFGDLPGIYLKNWGYNEASPEQKWNLIQEVKQILENPPAYYIVKVNNQTRLSLLPLGQIKKEFASPVITLKEFVPAYLAESGFEKNYKQVHQKLLRKKQQAEQMIRHIQSRLKALQSEASYSQTADVIMANLSNIPQRAEEVLLFDFYQDQERLFKLKATESPQKFAERLYKKSKNQQIELAQLQERLSQKEEELLETEILLQELTAIADYKTLKAFLKINLDAVAPPDSTGEKPFRVFQTSGFQIWVGKSAKNNDVLTQQFTYKEDLWLHAKDVSGSHVVIKYQAGKTFPEPVIYKAAQLAAYYSKRKTDSLCPVLYTPKKYVRKRKGAAPGEVVVEREKVILVPPGNPFEKVPGA; encoded by the coding sequence GTGCATAATAACTACTATTTTCTACGCCAGTTAACTACCGCTTTAAAATCAGAACTGGTAAATTCCCGTATATCGGCTTGTTTTAGCCAGGATAAAGATGAACTTATTTTTTCTTTCGACCGGGCTGACCAAAGTAGTTCTTTTGTAATTAAAGCCATATTAACGGCTAATTTCTCCTCTTTGTACTTTCCCGATTATTTTAACCGGGCCCGGAGCAACTCCGTTAATTTATTTCCGGAAGTAATTGGGGAAACAGTGCTGGATATTATACAACACCAAAACGAACGAAGCTTTTATCTGGAATTAAGCAACCAAAAAGCCTTGCTTTTTAAATTATTCGGTAACCGGGCAAACATTGTTTATTTTGAGCAGGAGCAAGCAATAAGCTTATTCCATAAAAAATTTCCGAGAGATTTAGAGCTAAACCTGCAGCAAATGCACCGGCAATGGCAACCCGATAAGAATGAATTTATAATAAACCAGTCAGCGCCCGATAAGCTCTACCCTACTTTCGGCGATTTACCCGGAATTTATTTGAAAAATTGGGGATACAATGAGGCTTCGCCGGAACAAAAATGGAATTTGATTCAAGAAGTGAAACAAATTTTAGAAAATCCGCCGGCGTATTATATTGTTAAGGTAAATAATCAAACCCGCTTGTCGCTGCTACCCCTTGGCCAGATAAAAAAAGAGTTTGCTTCCCCAGTAATTACTTTAAAAGAATTTGTGCCGGCTTATTTGGCAGAATCTGGCTTTGAGAAAAACTACAAACAAGTCCATCAAAAATTACTTCGAAAAAAACAGCAGGCCGAGCAAATGATCCGCCACATTCAGAGTCGGTTAAAAGCCCTGCAATCCGAGGCATCTTACTCCCAAACGGCGGATGTGATTATGGCCAACTTAAGTAATATACCACAACGGGCGGAGGAGGTACTCTTGTTTGATTTCTACCAGGATCAGGAGCGCCTTTTTAAATTAAAAGCAACGGAAAGCCCGCAGAAGTTTGCCGAACGACTGTATAAAAAAAGCAAAAATCAGCAAATTGAGCTTGCCCAGTTACAGGAACGTTTAAGTCAAAAAGAAGAAGAACTGCTGGAAACAGAAATTTTGTTGCAGGAGCTTACGGCTATTGCGGATTACAAAACATTAAAGGCTTTTTTAAAAATTAACCTAGATGCCGTAGCCCCGCCGGACTCAACGGGCGAAAAGCCTTTCCGGGTATTTCAAACCAGTGGTTTTCAGATATGGGTAGGCAAAAGCGCCAAAAACAACGATGTACTTACGCAACAGTTTACTTATAAAGAAGATTTATGGCTCCACGCCAAAGATGTAAGTGGCTCGCACGTGGTAATAAAATACCAGGCTGGTAAAACTTTTCCGGAACCTGTAATTTATAAAGCAGCCCAACTGGCTGCTTACTATTCTAAACGCAAAACCGACTCACTCTGTCCGGTCTTATATACTCCCAAAAAATACGTGCGAAAACGCAAAGGCGCTGCCCCCGGCGAAGTAGTAGTGGAACGGGAAAAAGTTATTCTGGTACCGCCCGGTAACCCCTTCGAGAAAGTACCGGGTGCTTAA
- a CDS encoding MBL fold metallo-hydrolase yields the protein MLTFLGTGTSQGVPVIGCECEVCQSVDYRDKRLRTSAHLQIGGKSIIIDSGPDFRQQVLRERIKRLDALIYTHEHKDHTSGLDDIRAYNFLQNRDMPLYGEPRVLSQIKNEFAYIFHNASYPGVPRVELYPISENAFEAEGILFQPIRIMHHKLPILGFRVGNLSYITDANFISDESKEIIQGSEIIVLNALRHEPHISHFSLSEAIDLLQELKPKKAYLTHISHLLGLHHEVEAELPDFIKLAYDGLKVALN from the coding sequence ATGTTAACTTTTTTAGGTACCGGTACGTCGCAGGGTGTACCTGTTATTGGTTGTGAATGCGAAGTTTGCCAATCGGTAGACTACCGCGACAAACGTTTACGTACTTCGGCTCACCTGCAAATAGGGGGCAAAAGTATTATTATTGATTCAGGCCCGGATTTTAGGCAACAGGTGCTGCGGGAACGCATAAAAAGGTTAGATGCCCTTATTTATACCCACGAGCACAAAGATCATACCTCTGGCCTCGACGATATCCGGGCCTACAATTTTCTTCAAAACCGCGATATGCCCTTATACGGCGAGCCCCGGGTTTTATCGCAAATAAAAAACGAGTTTGCTTATATTTTCCATAATGCTTCGTACCCGGGGGTACCGCGTGTAGAGCTGTATCCCATTTCGGAAAACGCCTTTGAAGCCGAAGGAATTCTTTTTCAGCCTATCCGCATTATGCACCATAAATTACCTATCCTGGGGTTCCGGGTGGGTAATTTATCTTACATTACCGATGCCAACTTTATTTCTGACGAATCAAAAGAAATTATTCAAGGTTCCGAAATCATCGTGTTAAATGCCCTACGGCACGAACCGCACATTTCGCATTTTTCTTTAAGTGAGGCCATTGATTTATTACAGGAGCTAAAACCAAAAAAAGCTTATTTAACCCATATAAGTCATTTACTAGGCCTACACCACGAAGTTGAAGCCGAATTACCCGACTTTATTAAGTTAGCCTACGATGGCCTGAAGGTAGCCTTAAATTAA
- a CDS encoding response regulator — MEENKTILIAEDSSVILNLTKKILELQNYKILTAKNGTEVINQVQNQKIDAILMDLNIPKKNGMECTKEIRNSDNKDIASIPIIAVTGNANNYTMEQFKEAGINAYLPKPLDFDMLVQTVKQYVV, encoded by the coding sequence ATGGAAGAAAATAAAACCATATTAATTGCAGAAGATAGTTCTGTAATTCTAAACCTGACAAAAAAAATTCTGGAACTTCAAAATTATAAAATTTTAACTGCTAAAAATGGCACCGAGGTAATCAACCAGGTTCAAAACCAGAAGATTGATGCCATTTTAATGGATTTAAACATTCCTAAAAAAAACGGCATGGAATGTACCAAAGAAATCCGTAACAGCGATAATAAAGATATTGCCAGCATTCCGATTATTGCGGTTACCGGCAACGCCAATAATTATACCATGGAGCAGTTTAAAGAAGCAGGCATTAATGCTTACTTACCTAAACCGCTCGATTTTGATATGCTGGTGCAAACTGTTAAACAATACGTAGTGTAA